AAGACAAAGGTTTGTTATCCCTTTCTGTATGGTAGTTTACTGCTTTGAACACCTACTTTTCAGCTGGTTAAATTAAGGACATTTTTAGCAAATTGTGTTTTTTGATCGCAGAACACCAATGCATGCTCCGTATTTCCTTGCTGTTTGTGCAGTACTTGATTACCAATTTTCGGTTAAGGAAAACATAGTTTGAACACTACTTTGTGAAATATTCTGACTAGTCCTCAGGCCTTGTGCTACTCAAGTTCAGCACAATATATGGACTATATGGAGTATATGGATAAATGAGCAGTACAATTACTTTTAGATGTAAACTGCATTGGTTAGAGTCATAACGTAAGTGCTCACCTTAGACCAATGCTTTATTGACTATGATGCCGCCTATTTAATTGGTTAAAGCCATGCTGTAAAATAGCATCAAGTTAGTCAAACTACCTCACGCGATTCCATAATTTCATGTCACCTGCGTTTATAGTGAAGATAATATTGCAACTAGAAAAAAATATGGGTCACTTAGTTAGCTTTATACCGTCTAACTGGGATTACCTATGCTGATTTGAGTATATGTTAGCTTAATGTAAATTTTTCTGTTTACTAAGTAATATTACCAAGGATTTTAGTAACCCTTTTGTCTTTCTGTTCTTTTTACATGGCTGGTGCAGGTGCTTGACCTTGTTCGGAAATTTGATTGTTACCTGTCTAGTGAGAATACTGGTTCAGAAATACATAAGGAGCTACATGATTTTGTGACTGCAGAAACAAAATTACCTAAAGCTCCATGGGAGGAGGGTATCTGCAAAGTGTGTGGCATTGATCGAGACGACCACGTTGTTCTCTTGTGTGATGGTTGCGACTCGGAATACCATACATACTGCTTGAATCCACCACTAGCTCTTATACCAGAAGGAGACTGGTTCTGCCCATCCTGCATATCAGATCCAGAGAAATCACGTCTTGACCAGGGTGCTCGGGATTTGAAACGACAGCGAAAAGGAGCATTTCGCAGCAAACCATCGTGCATGTCAAGTCAAAGGAAATCACATCTTGACCAGGGTGTTCAGCGTTTGAAACCACAACGGAAAGGACCCTATCATGACATGCTTATTAAGTTAGCTCCAGCAGTGGCACAAAAGGAGTACTGGGAGCTTAGCACACAAGAGGTATGGTTTTCTCTTCTATGTTTCAACTTTCAAGTAGATATCTCTACTATTTAGTGTTTGGAAGTTTTAGTCCTTTGTGTATTGCATATTTCGTTGTATTCCTTTATATGATTTTACTTGGCCAAATCATCTTTTCTCTAGTATTTTACGGTATGCCTAATAGTATTTTACGGTATTTTCATAGTGGACAAAGTGACAACCTACATTGTCTAACATTTATCTTCAAAATGCAGAGAATAGATATGCTGAAATTTCTTTGTGATGAAATGCTCAACACAGTCCTGATAAGACAACATATAGAAAAATGTCCAGATAAGTTCAATGATCTCCAGAAGAAGTTTTATGCTTTGAATTATGAATTGAAGGATTTGAAAGATAAGGAGGAAATGAGGACTTCATATGGTGAAATGGATACTTTATCGGACCAGATTTCAAAAGTGCAGGAGTCAATCGGCACAGTAGAGTCAGAGCTTAATATGGCATCCCTGAGAAGAGATTTTCTGGGAAAGGATTCCTTGGGTCGACTGTACTGGGTGTTAGGACGATCTGGTAAACGTCCTTTACTGGTCGCTGATGGAAGCATGCTGATAAGCAAGGAGAGGGACCCAGCATCTACTTCTGATTGTAAAGGGTGGAATTCTGCGTCTGTCGTTGTTTATGAATCGGATGAAGAAATCCGTGGCCTTGTTGACTGGCTAAGGGAATACGATCCAAGGGAGAAGGAGCTGAAACGTGCTATCCAGCAGTGGCAGTGGCAGCGGCAGAGGCATCTTCATCACCAGCTGGGTAATTTCGTTCTCAGTGATCCTCCAGTATCATCCAAGGGGTCGTCGAACGGCAGCGAGCAGCAGCTTATGGAACTTCCCGGTACCAAGGCTGCAGCAATTTTGGAGAAAACATGTCGCTGTGACTGCTTGGAGCCTATACGGCCTGCTCGGCGCCACTGCATAGCATGTCACGAAACTTACTTTACGTCAACTGAGTATGAAGAGCATGCTGGAAGGTGCAATGGACATGTCAACAAGGAGAAGGATTCTGTTCATCGTAGCTCCACCTCTGAGTCCACAAAACCGATGAAGTCATGCCCATATGACTTTGAAGTGATTTGCAGAAAATTTGTCACCAATGATTCAAACAAGGAGATAGTGAAGGATATTGGACTTATTGGATCAAACGGAGTTCCGTCTTTTGTCCCTTCACGTGCAGCTTTTATTGATCCTCCAGTCATTCTGAATAAAAACAAAAAGCAAGATGACATCCCAAATGATGATTGTGTTTCCAGCTCCCTAGAGGAATGCCAGGCAATGTCTGCACAAAAGTTAGGACAGGAGGGGTCCAATTCTGCTCAAGATTGTCCTGCAGCTAGTTCTTCCTGTGATGAAAATGTGTCAAAAACTAAGGAGCCAGCCCCTGCTACTGATACTACTTCCTGTGAGGAAGCAGCATCTTCTGCAACAGACAAGCCAACAAGATTGCTGGCTGTTAACGGTGGCT
Above is a window of Triticum dicoccoides isolate Atlit2015 ecotype Zavitan chromosome 5B, WEW_v2.0, whole genome shotgun sequence DNA encoding:
- the LOC119310717 gene encoding methyl-CpG-binding domain-containing protein 9-like; this encodes ANKLTWPELTRRYMLAISSINGCMDVSDISSREGVKLFRCLHGDGGILCGAVPGVAGMEKDALLLLEAENLICSSLSSEGNKVFMMDYKYSAEVPIADNRTLPDWAKVLEPVRKLPTNVGTRIRNCVYEALDRKPPEWARKVLEHSISKEVYKANASGRTKKAVLSVLSEACRVTVPQKPEKPRNERETISISEVILKKCRIALRHAISSDEYKILGNLLGTILVNSNEYEDEGILGFSGMVPRPLDFRTIDIRLAMGAYCGSWETFFEDVQEVICNLHTACADRTDIREMVLEFSKSFELHKTKVLDLVRKFDCYLSSENTGSEIHKELHDFVTAETKLPKAPWEEGICKVCGIDRDDHVVLLCDGCDSEYHTYCLNPPLALIPEGDWFCPSCISDPEKSRLDQGARDLKRQRKGAFRSKPSCMSSQRKSHLDQGVQRLKPQRKGPYHDMLIKLAPAVAQKEYWELSTQERIDMLKFLCDEMLNTVLIRQHIEKCPDKFNDLQKKFYALNYELKDLKDKEEMRTSYGEMDTLSDQISKVQESIGTVESELNMASLRRDFLGKDSLGRLYWVLGRSGKRPLLVADGSMLISKERDPASTSDCKGWNSASVVVYESDEEIRGLVDWLREYDPREKELKRAIQQWQWQRQRHLHHQLGNFVLSDPPVSSKGSSNGSEQQLMELPGTKAAAILEKTCRCDCLEPIRPARRHCIACHETYFTSTEYEEHAGRCNGHVNKEKDSVHRSSTSESTKPMKSCPYDFEVICRKFVTNDSNKEIVKDIGLIGSNGVPSFVPSRAAFIDPPVILNKNKKQDDIPNDDCVSSSLEECQAMSAQKLGQEGSNSAQDCPAASSSCDENVSKTKEPAPATDTTSCEEAASSATDKPTRLLAVNGGLVPESSLRPVTGRNSHILKQQKINLLDIEAALPEEAFRASKSQQMRRHSWRSFVKRAESISEMVVATSMLERVIKSEFLKNDWWYWSSFTVAIKTSTVSSLALRIYTLDDCIIYTKEPNTVPPADSTKVVNKGGKGKEPEPSAS